In Nocardia sputorum, a single genomic region encodes these proteins:
- a CDS encoding L,D-transpeptidase family protein, which translates to MTGVLVAVAVVGIVVVTGSRPPFDPDAVPGTQVVWVTAPAGADRGTLELWQRNRMRRWERTLAVPAWVGKAGISREAREGAAYTPEGTFALTEGFGRLPHAGAKLPYLSVDPSNTWWWVSDTESPLYNQKFRCAEGECPFDTTVSENLGRTDPQYNYALVIDYNRFPVVPKRGSAFFVHVEAGRPTAGCVAVGDDVMRTLLATLEPSRKPVIGMYAI; encoded by the coding sequence GTGACAGGGGTTTTGGTGGCGGTCGCGGTGGTCGGGATCGTCGTGGTGACCGGGAGTAGGCCGCCGTTCGATCCGGACGCGGTGCCGGGCACGCAAGTCGTCTGGGTGACCGCCCCCGCGGGAGCCGATCGGGGGACGTTGGAATTGTGGCAGCGGAACCGGATGCGGCGGTGGGAGCGGACGTTGGCGGTGCCCGCCTGGGTGGGCAAGGCGGGGATTTCCCGGGAGGCGAGGGAGGGGGCGGCGTATACGCCGGAGGGCACGTTCGCGTTGACCGAGGGCTTCGGCCGGTTACCGCACGCGGGCGCGAAGCTTCCCTACCTGTCGGTGGACCCGTCGAATACCTGGTGGTGGGTGTCGGACACGGAGAGCCCGCTGTACAACCAGAAATTTCGATGCGCCGAGGGCGAGTGCCCGTTCGACACCACCGTCAGTGAGAATCTCGGCCGGACCGACCCGCAATACAACTACGCGCTGGTCATCGACTACAACCGGTTTCCGGTCGTGCCGAAGCGGGGCTCGGCCTTCTTCGTCCACGTCGAGGCAGGCAGGCCGACCGCAGGGTGCGTCGCGGTGGGCGATGACGTGATGCGCACGCTGCTGGCCACGCTCGAGCCGTCGAGGAAGCCGGTGATCGGCATGTACGCGATCTGA
- a CDS encoding DUF305 domain-containing protein: MLIGFAIGVLARIPLDGAKEPEPGPVDTGFSQDMSAHHAQAVEMAGVVLVRSTDTEVRRLAYDILTTQQSQIGRMQGWLQLWGEPAQGVDGFMGWMSEPMDGHDHSGADMPHHSGPVSTMPGMATPAELAALRQATSPKLDTMFLQLMLRHHRGGLPMIDYAAQHADTTAVRTLAETMATTQRGESDLMTTMLTARGAAPLP, from the coding sequence ATGCTCATCGGCTTCGCGATCGGCGTGCTCGCCCGGATTCCGCTGGACGGCGCGAAGGAGCCGGAGCCGGGCCCGGTCGACACAGGGTTCAGCCAGGACATGTCGGCCCATCATGCGCAAGCCGTCGAGATGGCGGGCGTGGTGCTGGTTCGTTCCACCGACACCGAGGTACGGCGGCTGGCCTACGACATCCTCACCACCCAGCAGAGCCAGATCGGGCGCATGCAGGGCTGGTTGCAGTTGTGGGGCGAGCCCGCGCAGGGCGTGGACGGGTTCATGGGCTGGATGAGCGAGCCGATGGATGGCCACGACCATTCCGGAGCCGATATGCCGCACCACTCCGGGCCGGTGTCCACCATGCCCGGCATGGCCACGCCCGCCGAACTGGCCGCGCTGCGCCAAGCCACCAGCCCCAAGCTGGACACGATGTTCCTGCAGCTCATGCTGCGCCACCACCGAGGCGGCCTGCCGATGATCGACTACGCCGCCCAGCACGCCGACACCACAGCGGTGCGCACCCTCGCCGAAACCATGGCCACGACCCAGCGCGGCGAGTCCGACCTGATGACCACCATGCTCACCGCCCGCGGGGCCGCCCCCCTCCCCTGA
- the argS gene encoding arginine--tRNA ligase, with protein MTPADLADLLRSTAAKVLVERGLDPAVLPDEVTVERPRNPEHGDYATNVAMQVAKRAGTKPRDLATWLADALAAADGIAAAEVAGPGFLNIRLAASAQGAIIERVLAAGAAYGTAETLRGTRINLEFVSANPTGPVHLGGTRWASVGDALGRILAAQGADVVREYYFNDHGAQIDRFAASLAAAATGAPTPENGYAGAYIGEIADKIVAAHPDVLSKPEAERLELFRAEGVELMFAHIKESLHEFGTDFDVYFNESSLFASGAVEQAVERLKNSGDLYEKDGAWWIASSEYGDDQDRVVIKSDGKAAYIAGDIAYFQDKRARGFDLCIYMLGADHHGYIGRLKAAAAAFGDDPATVEVLIGQMVNLLRDGVAVKMSKRAGTVVTLDDLVEAIGVDAARYSLVRSSVNSSIDIDLNLWASQSNENPVYYVQYAHARTASIARNAAEFEYGSVAADLALLSAEEEGELIRTLGEYPRVVASAASLREPHRVARYLEELAGAYHRFQTNKNLRVLPLGDDPVSPTNAARLALVNATRQVLANGLGLLGVSAPERM; from the coding sequence GTGACTCCAGCTGACCTTGCAGATCTCCTTCGCTCGACCGCGGCGAAGGTGCTTGTCGAACGTGGACTGGACCCCGCGGTCCTGCCCGACGAGGTCACCGTGGAGCGTCCCAGGAACCCCGAACACGGCGACTATGCCACGAACGTCGCGATGCAGGTGGCCAAGCGCGCCGGGACCAAGCCGCGTGACCTGGCCACCTGGCTGGCCGACGCGCTCGCCGCCGCCGACGGCATCGCCGCCGCGGAGGTCGCCGGGCCCGGATTCCTGAACATCCGCCTCGCGGCTTCCGCGCAGGGCGCGATCATCGAGCGGGTGCTCGCCGCCGGCGCCGCGTACGGCACCGCCGAGACGCTGCGGGGCACCCGGATCAACCTGGAGTTCGTCTCGGCCAACCCGACCGGTCCGGTGCACCTGGGCGGTACCCGGTGGGCTTCGGTCGGCGACGCGCTGGGCCGCATCCTGGCCGCGCAGGGCGCCGACGTGGTGCGCGAGTACTACTTCAACGACCACGGCGCGCAGATCGATCGGTTCGCCGCCTCGCTGGCCGCGGCCGCCACCGGCGCGCCGACCCCGGAGAACGGCTACGCGGGCGCCTACATCGGCGAGATCGCCGACAAGATCGTGGCCGCGCACCCGGATGTGCTGAGCAAGCCGGAGGCCGAGCGCCTCGAGCTGTTCCGGGCCGAAGGCGTCGAGCTGATGTTCGCGCACATCAAGGAGTCGCTGCACGAGTTCGGCACCGATTTCGACGTCTACTTCAACGAGAGCTCGCTGTTCGCTTCCGGCGCGGTGGAGCAAGCCGTGGAGCGGCTGAAGAACTCCGGCGACCTGTACGAGAAGGACGGCGCCTGGTGGATCGCGAGCTCGGAATACGGTGACGACCAGGACCGGGTTGTCATCAAGAGCGACGGCAAAGCCGCCTACATCGCGGGCGACATCGCCTATTTCCAGGACAAGCGGGCCCGCGGCTTCGATCTGTGCATCTACATGCTCGGCGCCGACCACCACGGCTACATCGGCAGGCTGAAGGCCGCCGCGGCCGCCTTCGGCGACGACCCGGCGACCGTCGAAGTGCTGATCGGGCAGATGGTGAACCTGCTGCGCGACGGCGTGGCGGTGAAGATGAGCAAGCGCGCGGGCACCGTGGTGACGCTCGATGACCTGGTCGAGGCGATCGGCGTGGACGCGGCGCGGTACTCGCTGGTGCGTTCGTCGGTGAACTCGAGCATCGACATCGATCTGAACCTGTGGGCCAGCCAGAGCAACGAGAACCCGGTCTACTACGTGCAGTACGCGCACGCGCGGACCGCGTCCATCGCGCGCAATGCCGCCGAGTTCGAATACGGTTCCGTCGCAGCCGATCTCGCGTTGCTGTCGGCCGAGGAGGAAGGCGAGCTGATTCGCACCCTCGGCGAATACCCGCGCGTGGTGGCGAGCGCGGCGAGCCTGCGCGAACCGCACCGGGTGGCCCGCTACCTGGAGGAGCTGGCAGGCGCGTACCACCGTTTCCAGACCAACAAGAACCTGCGCGTCCTGCCGCTGGGTGACGACCCGGTCTCCCCGACGAACGCCGCCCGGCTCGCTCTGGTCAACGCCACGCGCCAGGTGTTGGCCAACGGCTTGGGCCTGCTCGGTGTCAGCGCCCCGGAGCGCATGTGA
- a CDS encoding DUF3105 domain-containing protein translates to MPSSPSAKSAKAAKAAAKLSAPRKRGRQGQLPKKNRQIPWLAIGAAVVIIALIGALAYNLVPKYREKADLDKYTPSAQKKDPSDGIPGVVKKEYPAGLHIGSNQRVAYDQAPPFGGPHDQSWATCTGVVYNKPIRVENAVHSLEHGAVWIAYNPDKVNADGIATLKAKVEGKPYTMMSPYPGLDSPVSLQSWGHQLKLDSADDKRVGQFITALRLNNYTYPEVGADCSTIVFDTDNPPPFDPTPPGPDAVPMDGRGLQPDQSELGGAPGGLPGVPGVPGLPGLPGMPGAPVPAQPAPAQPAPGAGQ, encoded by the coding sequence ATGCCTAGCAGTCCCAGCGCCAAATCGGCCAAGGCCGCCAAGGCCGCGGCGAAGTTGTCCGCTCCCCGCAAGCGGGGCAGACAAGGACAGCTTCCGAAGAAGAACCGGCAGATCCCCTGGCTGGCCATCGGCGCGGCCGTAGTAATCATCGCATTGATCGGCGCCCTGGCTTACAACCTGGTCCCCAAGTACCGGGAAAAGGCCGACCTGGACAAGTACACCCCGAGCGCGCAGAAGAAGGACCCGTCCGACGGGATCCCGGGCGTGGTGAAGAAGGAATACCCCGCTGGGCTGCACATCGGCTCGAACCAGCGGGTGGCCTACGACCAGGCGCCGCCGTTCGGCGGCCCGCACGACCAGTCCTGGGCGACCTGCACCGGCGTGGTCTACAACAAGCCGATCCGGGTGGAGAACGCGGTGCACTCCCTCGAGCACGGCGCGGTGTGGATCGCCTACAACCCGGACAAGGTGAACGCCGACGGCATCGCGACGCTGAAGGCGAAGGTCGAGGGCAAGCCGTACACGATGATGTCGCCCTACCCGGGCCTCGACTCCCCGGTGTCGCTGCAGTCCTGGGGTCATCAGTTGAAGCTGGACAGCGCGGACGACAAGCGCGTCGGCCAGTTCATCACCGCGCTGCGGCTGAACAACTACACCTACCCCGAGGTCGGCGCGGACTGCTCGACCATCGTCTTCGACACCGACAACCCGCCGCCGTTCGACCCCACGCCGCCCGGACCCGACGCGGTGCCGATGGACGGCAGGGGCCTGCAGCCGGACCAGTCCGAACTCGGTGGCGCGCCCGGCGGGCTGCCCGGTGTGCCGGGCGTTCCCGGTCTTCCGGGGCTCCCCGGTATGCCCGGCGCTCCGGTGCCCGCGCAGCCCGCGCCTGCCCAGCCCGCACCCGGCGCGGGGCAGTAG